The segment TTCGACGCTGAGCAACTGGCCATGCAGATGCGAAACGAGAACTGCCGAAGTGTTCTCACTGATCGCGGCGGCGAGCTGTTCTGTTTGCATCACCCAGCCACCGGGAACCACGTCGACGAGAACCGGTGTCGCGCCGATAGCTTCGATGGCTCGAAAATTTCCGGGAAAGTCATAGGCGGCGAGGATGACTTCGCTGTCCGGTTTGACGCCGACGCCGCGGAGCGCGAGTTCAACAGCCATGGTGCCACTACAAGTCAGCAACGAGTGTGTACAATCAAACAGACTTTCCATGCACTGTTGCAATTGGTTCGTCGACGCTCCATCGTAAAGTCCCCACGCGTTGGAATCGACCAACACACTGATCGCAGCTTTGACTTTCTCACTGGCGATGGGCCACGGAGAAATCGGATTGGTTACCGACTTCGGTCCACCATTGATTGCAAGTCGTTCGAGTCGCGTCATGAACGTATTTATTGAGGAAACAGGATGAACGAACAACTCACAGGCAAGCCGGTCCGATTTTTGATGGTAGGCGGTTTTCTGGGTGCCGGAAAGACGACGACGATCGGAAAACTTGCCGCACATTATGTTGCCCAAGGGAAAAACGTAGCTCTCGTCACCAATGACCAGGCCTATAACCTTGTCGACACCGAAACGTTGCGCCGGCAAGGGTTCCATGTCGGTGAAGTTCCAGGTGCCTGTTTTTGCTGTAAGTTCGACGATTTGCTGTCGACGGTTGACTCGCTGTCGGAAGATTCCGTTCCCGATTTGATCATCGCCGAACCAGTCGGAAGTTGCACGGATTTGGTGGCGACGGTGATTGAACCGATGAAGAGTCTTTTTGGAGACCGATTTGAAACCGGGCCGTTGGTTGTGTTGCTGAAACCGTCGCACGGAAAGAAAATTCTTGCCGACGGGGCTCGTCGAGGATTTTCACCGAAAGCCGAATACATCTTTTTGAAGCAACTCGAAGAAGCCGATTCAATTGCGATCAACAAGATTGACCGGATGAGCGAAGACGAACAGCAGGAATTGCTGAGCCTGACCAAGGAGCGATTTCCAGAGAAAAATGTCTTTCTGTTGAGCGCTCGCGACGGCATCGGATTTGAGGATTTGGTAAGCGCGATTGAGTCGGATCCAATTTCGCGAACCGGCATGATGGAGATGGACTACGAAGTTTATGCCGAAGGAGAAGCTGAGCTTGGCTGGCTCAATTGTCAGGTTCAGGCTGCTACAGGCAAAGACGACGAGAAGTTTTCGCTCGATGAAGTCGTACTGGCGTTCGTTCGAAACATTGGAGCACAACTGGCCGAATCCGGAGCCGAAGTGGCTCACTTGAAAGTCCTTGGCCAGACATTGGAGAATTCGGCGATTGCCAACATGGTAAGTTCCGACGGAATCGCGGAATTGAGTTTGCCGAGCGAGATCAATGCGGCCGCTGCAGAGTTGCTGGTCAACGCGCGCGTCGCGACGGCCCCTGAGACGCTGGCTGAAATCGTAAACTCGGTGGCTGAAGAACTGCAGTCGTCGATGCAGGTTAAGTTCTCAATCGGGCAGATGCAAAGTTTTCGACCCGGCAAACCAGAACCGACACATCGCATGGTCTAGCCGCCAGTTCGCCGCTTTCTTATTTTCTCAGGCCGAGATCAATCTTCGTCGCCAAAGTTTTCCATCAGCCATTTATGCTCGATGCCGAGGACAGCGGCAGCGAACGATTCGTTGGAATCGTGGTCTGACTTGCGAACCGGACATTGGTAGTCGAGTTCTTCCAGCATTTCGATCGCTCGGTCTTCCGGAAGTTTTCGCTTGATCTGTTTGAGCAGCAAGTGAAAATCTTCGTACTCCAACGCTTCGGTGAACGAATCCCAACGCTTGAGCATGTGGCCGTGGTTGCGTTGCAGGATCACAGAGCGACAGAATTTCTCGACTGCCTTCATCTGCATCATCGACGCGCAGGTGCCGCCGATAACCAACGCCTTGTCACGGTCCTGCATTTTTCGACGTTCTTTGAGCGCTTGCGACAGTCGTAGATAGAGGATCAACTCTCGTTTGGCATCAATGAACAAGGGCGGACTTTCGGTAAGTCATTTCAAAGGAGGCAAAATTATCTGTGCCATTATAGAACATCTTCGTGTTGCAGGCTAACATCGGAACATGGATCCTGACGCGTACAACGACTTTGTTTGGCTGACCTCTGAATCGGCGACTGAATATCTCGAAACTGCGCTGCGATTGTTCGAGAAGAACCTGAATCCGCTGAAGATCGCAAAACTCTTGCGCAAATCCATTTCGCCACAGCGGGCGGCACTTGCGATGGAACAGGCTCAACTGCGAATCCGTGGAAGACGGAAATTTGAGAGCGCCGATGAAATGTTTTTCACCGGCCGCAGCCTCGAACAGTCGACTTCTTCGCTGCTGGCGACCTATAAAGCCAAACGGTTCCGGGATTCGAGTCGCGTTGCTGATATCTGCTGCGGCATCGGGGGAGATCTGATTTCCCTTGCGAAGCGAACCGACAGCCCGGACTTCGAAACCGTCGGCGTGGAACAGGATCCAGTTCCGGCACAGTTCGCGAGGGCGAATTTGAAAGCTTGCGACGCCAAGTTCGCCAAAGTGGAGACCGTCTCTTTCGAGGATTTTGACCTAGAGCCTTTCGATGCGGTTCATGTGGATCCTGATCGGCGCGTAAAGGGCAGAACGACGACGGCTGACTTTTTCGAACCGTCGCTGCAGAGTGTTTTCGATCGAGTCTCGCTGGACCGGCAACGTGTCGCGATCAAAGTCGCGCCGGCAACGGAAATTGAAGACTTTGATTTCCCGGTTGAACGAGAGTGGATTGGCGAATGGCGGGAGTGCAAACAGCAAGTGCTTTGGGCCGGTCCAGGAATCGAAGAGGACGCCAAGGTTGCAACCGTTGTTGCGAGAGACGGCGCACGTTGCCATTTCCGATCTGTCGGAGCGGCACAAAAGACGTTGCCTCCGACGCGATATGCGGAAACGATCGGCCCCTACATCTACGAACCGCATGCTTCCGTTTTGGCCGGCGGACTGGGCGACGAGCTTGCCGGAAAGTACTCGCTGGAGTTTCTTTCCCGCGGCATTGCTTACATGAATAGCGAGCAGCCGCTGGAAGGAGTCGAGCCGATTCTGAAGGGTTATCGAGTCGACGACGTTTTGCCTGTCGATCTGAAGCAGATTCAGAAAAAACTGAAATCGCTTGATGCCGGCAGCCTGATCATCAAAAAGCGGGGCGTCGATCAGGTGCTTGCCGACAATGTCGGCAGACTCAAACTGGGCGGAGACCAGAAAATCACCATCATTCTCACCCGTCATCAGAAAAGCCGTCGGGCGATCCTGGTGACTCGCATGGTAGGCCCTATATAGCGATCCAGCATCGGTTTGTAGCGTCCGGCGAGCATCGGCGCGTCTGGTGCGATGGTCGGCCCGAAGCAAATTTACTCAGCCGTCGTACCTGATGGGCAAGCTCTACCAGCGAGACTGCATGTTGAGCTCTTTTTGCTTTTGCTCATTCTTGCGTCGGCGGTCACGGCGTTTTCTTTCGGCGTCAGAAATCTTGCGATTCATGTTGAACGAACGGCGAGGCGAACAGAGATAGAGTAGAGAATTCTCAAGCGTCGACTGATAGTTGTTCTGGCTGAATCCTTTGCCATGAACTTCCAATTCGTAAGCGCCGCGATATCCATGGCGATTCAGTTTGTCGATCCAACGATCAATCTGCAGACCACCGTCGCCAGGAATCCTTCGGTTTTCAACAATACGCCCCTTCGAACGCGAT is part of the Mariniblastus fucicola genome and harbors:
- a CDS encoding class I SAM-dependent methyltransferase, which encodes MDPDAYNDFVWLTSESATEYLETALRLFEKNLNPLKIAKLLRKSISPQRAALAMEQAQLRIRGRRKFESADEMFFTGRSLEQSTSSLLATYKAKRFRDSSRVADICCGIGGDLISLAKRTDSPDFETVGVEQDPVPAQFARANLKACDAKFAKVETVSFEDFDLEPFDAVHVDPDRRVKGRTTTADFFEPSLQSVFDRVSLDRQRVAIKVAPATEIEDFDFPVEREWIGEWRECKQQVLWAGPGIEEDAKVATVVARDGARCHFRSVGAAQKTLPPTRYAETIGPYIYEPHASVLAGGLGDELAGKYSLEFLSRGIAYMNSEQPLEGVEPILKGYRVDDVLPVDLKQIQKKLKSLDAGSLIIKKRGVDQVLADNVGRLKLGGDQKITIILTRHQKSRRAILVTRMVGPI
- a CDS encoding GTP-binding protein, yielding MNEQLTGKPVRFLMVGGFLGAGKTTTIGKLAAHYVAQGKNVALVTNDQAYNLVDTETLRRQGFHVGEVPGACFCCKFDDLLSTVDSLSEDSVPDLIIAEPVGSCTDLVATVIEPMKSLFGDRFETGPLVVLLKPSHGKKILADGARRGFSPKAEYIFLKQLEEADSIAINKIDRMSEDEQQELLSLTKERFPEKNVFLLSARDGIGFEDLVSAIESDPISRTGMMEMDYEVYAEGEAELGWLNCQVQAATGKDDEKFSLDEVVLAFVRNIGAQLAESGAEVAHLKVLGQTLENSAIANMVSSDGIAELSLPSEINAAAAELLVNARVATAPETLAEIVNSVAEELQSSMQVKFSIGQMQSFRPGKPEPTHRMV